One window of the Diospyros lotus cultivar Yz01 chromosome 12, ASM1463336v1, whole genome shotgun sequence genome contains the following:
- the LOC127786704 gene encoding probable mediator of RNA polymerase II transcription subunit 19b: MDPEGKKFGRGPRELIGAVDLISHYKLLPHHEFFCKRSLPLLVSDTHYLHNVVGDTEIRKGEGMQLDQLIQEISYSKETNARIQPFDLDALGEAFQLKETTLVDLPPAEKGIPTIVGKSKNKSKDKEKKHKKHKDKDRERDKEHKKHKWLQGVVKDLQLDPTSRPNFQLVDNHLLYKGRLYLPKGSSLISLLLHEGHDGNVGRHSGFLKTYKRIVANVYWPGMKRDIHRYVSNCVVCQQNKVLALKPGGLLQPLPIPNQI; this comes from the coding sequence ATGGATCCTGAAGGCAAAAAGTTTGGAAGAGGGCCAAGAGAACTTATAGGGGCAGTGGATCTTATAAGTCACTATAAATTGTTGCCTCACCATGAGTTCTTCTGCAAGAGGTCACTTCCTTTATTAGTTTCAGACACACACTACCTTCACAATGTGGTGGGAGACACTGAAATTAGGAAAGGCGAAGGGATGCAACTGGATCAACTCATTCAAGAAATATCTTactcaaaagaaacaaatgctCGGATACAGCCTTTTGACTTAGATGCCCTTGGAGAAGCATTTCAACTCAAGGAGACTACTCTGGTTGATCTGCCTCCAGCAGAGAAAGGGATCCCTACTATTGTGGGAAAATCTAAAAACAAGTCCAAAGACAAGGAAAAAAAGCATAAAAAGCACAAGGACAAAGATCGGGAGAGGGATAAAGAACATAAGAAGCATAAGTGGCTGCAAGGTGTTGTCAAGGATCTCCAGCTTGATCCTACCTCCAGACCCAATTTCCAATTGGTGGACAACCACCTCCTCTACAAGGGTAGGTTGTACCTACCAAAGGgctcttctctcatttctctgcTATTACATGAGGGACATGATGGGAATGTGGGAAGACACTCGGGATTTTTGAAAACCTACAAGAGGATTGTAGCTAATGTATATTGGCCGGGAATGAAGCGAGACATCCACCGGTATGTGAGTAATTGTGTTGTTTGCCAGCAAAACAAAGTGCTAGCCCTAAAGCCCGGAGGGCTCTTGCAGCCCCTTCCTATCCCaaatcaaatttga